The following coding sequences lie in one Gorilla gorilla gorilla isolate KB3781 chromosome 5, NHGRI_mGorGor1-v2.1_pri, whole genome shotgun sequence genomic window:
- the TBCC gene encoding tubulin-specific chaperone C, whose product MESVSCSAAAVRTGDMESQRDLSLVPERLQRREQERQLEVERRKQKRQNQEVEKENSHFFAATFARERAAVEELLERAESVERLEEAASRLQGLQKLINDSVFFLAAYDLRQGQEALARLQAALAERRRELQPKKRFAFKTRGKDAASSTKVDAAPGIPPAVESIQDSPLPKKAEGDLGSSWVCGFSNLESQVLEKRASELHQRDVLLTELSNCTVRLYGNPNTLRLTKAHSCKLLCGPVSTSVFLEDCSDCVLAVACQQLRIHSTKDTRIFLQVTSRAIVEDCSGIQFAPYTWSYPEIDKDFESSGLDRSKNNWNDVDDFNWLARDMASPNWSILPEEERNIQWD is encoded by the coding sequence ATGGAGTCCGTCAGTTGCTCCGCTGCTGCTGTCAGGACCGGAGACATGGAGTCCCAGCGGGACCTGAGCCTGGTGCCTGAGCGGCTTCAGAGACGCGAACAAGAACGGCAGCTGGAAGTTGAAAGGCGGAAACAAAAGCGGCAGAACCAGGAGGTAGAGAAGGAGAACAGCCACTTTTTCGCCGCCACCTTTGCTCGGGAGCGAGCGGCCGTGGAAGAGCTTCTGGAGCGCGCGGAGTCGGTCGAGCGGCTGGAGGAGGCGGCCTCTCGGCTCCAGGGGCTGCAGAAACTTATCAACGACTCAGTTTTTTTTCTAGCCGCTTACGACCTGCGGCAGGGACAAGAGGCGCTGGCGCGGCTGCAGGCGGCCTTGGCCGAGCGGCGCCGGGAGCTGCAGCCCAAGAAGCGTTTCGCTTTCAAGACCCGGGGAAAGGATGCTGCTTCGTCTACCAAAGTAGACGCGGCTCCTGGCATCCCCCCGGCAGTTGAAAGCATACAGGACTCCCCGCTGCCCAAGAAGGCGGAAGGAGACCTCGGCTCCAGCTGGGTCTGCGGTTTCTCCAACCTGGAGTCCCAAGTCTTGGAGAAGAGAGCCAGCGAGTTGCACCAGCGCGACGTTCTTTTGACCGAACTGAGCAACTGCACAGTCAGACTGTATGGAAATCCCAACACCCTGCGGCTAACCAAGGCCCACAGCTGCAAGCTGCTCTGCGGTCCGGTGTCTACCTCTGTTTTCCTGGAGGACTGCAGTGACTGCGTGCTGGCAGTGGCCTGCCAACAGCTCCGCATACACAGTACGAAAGACACCCGCATCTTCTTGCAGGTGACCAGCAGGGCCATCGTGGAGGACTGCAGTGGGATCCAGTTCGCCCCTTACACCTGGAGCTACCCGGAGATCGACAAGGACTTCGAGAGCTCTGGTTTAGATAGGAGCAAAAATAACTGGAACGATGTTGACGATTTTAACTGGCTGGCCCGGGATATGGCCTCCCCAAACTGGAGTATTCTTCCTGAAGAGGAGCGAAATATCCAGTGGGACTAA